The nucleotide window AACTATCATGCATACTGGAAAGTTTTTTTAGTAATTCCTCAATAGGTTTGGGAAGTTCATTATCCTCATCTTCAATTTCAATATCTTCAATTCCTAAATTGGCAACTTTCATTAAATCAAGAAGTTCATCTTTGAAGGAAGCTTTTTTCAATTGTTGTCTAGTATAAGAGAAATGATCGTCTTGCAGACCAGAAATGACATTTAATTTCCCAAACCATTTCATAATTTGAGTGGAGATTTCCCCTTTGAAATTTGCTACTACTGACAAGAAAAGAGCGTTATTTCTTGTCCTGATATCTAGACCCTCTCCTTCCTTAAAATTTTTATCAATGTCAAAATGCTCACCGTTTCTTTGAAATAATTCATATTCTTTATCTTTCTTAGGGGTATAAAATAACCATTCACTTTTAACTTCTTTATAATCGAGCTCAAAGCCATATCTGTACATAACTTCATTATGAATAAAGACAACTTCAAAAAAACTGGGCTCATCAATTGATTTAGTGCTCAAACGAAAACTTTCTACACCAGCAATTTCTTCATCAACTTGACCTTCTTTTGAAGAGTTCCTAATAAACCGTGCCATGAAGCGCAATGCTTGGAAAACATTGCTTTTTCCGCTAGCATTAGCACCGTAAATAACTGCACTCTTCAATAACCGTAAATTCTTGTTCGTTTGAAATACATTTGTCTCTTTATGCTCCCTAATAGTTGTTGCTACCATACTTAATGTAGCCACATCACGGATAGACAGGAAATTCCCGACACTAAATTGCACTAACATATTGAACACCTCCGCCTTTTTCTCATTATATAATTAATATTATATAATTTAACCATAAAAATGTTAACATATTACGATTTTTTCTCAAAATAACAAAATAAATAGGCAGAGGGATGCAAGCGACATTGAACGACATGGGTACGTACATTTTACTGCTATCGTGTTATGAAATTTGTTAGAAAATGGGTGAATTCTGCGTTTCCCTGGATGTCTGACGGTCAGGTTGTGCGGTTTTGAGGTATTATTAATTCCTTACCTTGAAAAACCATGGGTATGACCAAATTAAACCGTTCCGTTTTGAGGTGTAATCCACATTAATGGCATTGAAAATAGAGTGTAAACTGACAATAGTTTTTGTTAGTTTACATTAATTCTCAACTGTTTCTCTTCCATATCAATATTGCCAAATCATCTACTGCAGCAGATGAAGATAGCGTACAAGCAAGACTTCAAGCGAGTCAGAATGATATGAACTAAACAAACGAATTGATGTACATCGTGAAAGAAGAAGTTGAAACCGTTTAGGGAATTGTCTCACATACGCAAAAGAGTTTTGAATTAATTTTAAACTCCGTGAAGGACTTGGATGGAAATGGATGAGGTCTCTGCCACTGCCACTGCCCAGCAGATGTCAGGCAAGCAGCCAGCTGTTCTTCAGAGGATGCCGCTACGCTTTGGCTATGAAGGGCAGACTCACTTGATATATTCCCTACCCAAAGGGAAGAAATCACCGCTTCATCACAAAATCTATCCGATATGGCAGTGACCTGAAGGAAACAGTGAGTCGATTCAGGGTTTATTGATCAGAGGCATGATGACTCTTGTAATGGAATAAAATAAATTTGGAGATCTTTCAATCCAATCTTTTATTTAATGGCTGACGAAACTAAAATTATAATATAAGCAATGGGGACTTCGTGAAATTTTTAGTAAGTCTATCACTCTATCTTTTGAATGAAGTCACAGGTTTTGCAGGAACGTCCTATCGTTTTTTTAGTCTTTGGATGCATGTAATAAGTTTCGTAATGGTTACAAATAGAACATTCTATTTCTTCTATAATCTCTCTTTCGCCCAACCATATATTCAATAAATCCTCAAACCTCATGCTACTCCCCCAAGCCTTTTTATGGATGATAACAGAAGCGAACTGCCCATCTTAGAAAAATGACGCAAACCTATGCTCTACTTTCCACTATCACCAGTGTTTTCGCCTCCTCCGGTGTGTACAATAATTTCCTGCGATTCGTCATTGTTATCATCAGAAATAACAGGATCTTCAGTTGTTTCCAGAGGTGCTTCGCTCTCTTCGGTTGTTTGATGTATTTCTTGTTCTGTATGTATTTCCGATTCTTCAGTGTATGCTCCCGAACTTTTTTCGACGGTCTGGTTTTCTATTTGTTGTTTCTCCAGCCTGGCTAATTTATCATTGGCTTCATTAAGTTGCTGGTTAAGCCTATCCAGTTTTTCTTTTAGAAGAGAAAGATCCTTGTTTTTCTGCTGCAGCAATTCATTGGCCATCTCTATCTTAGTAGCGGCTTCATCATTCAACAAAGTAGCTTTGAGTGTGACTGTATCAATGTTTGATTTGATGGTATCCATGTATTGGCCGCCGGTGTACCCTACTGCCGTTGTGACAATAGAGGCAGATAACATTGTGGATAAGATTTTTCCTGAAATAGTCCCCATGCTGGATCGAGCTCCTCTCCATATAATTGAAAAAATAAAGGGGAAAGCTTTCCCCTTTATTTAGTGTATAAGATCAGTCCGTTTTCTTTTTTGTAATAGTTGTTACTCCTCCATTTGGAGTATCTAGATTATAAATGAAAGTATCAGCACCAGACTTGTTAGCTACATAAATTACGTCTCCTGCTGGTACAGTAAAGGCCTCGCCATTGTGAGTACCTGTAATGGCGACTCCGTTTTTATTCACGACTTTGTACTTTTTCTCAATTGTTTGGCTGCTGACTAGGGAGATTACTAGCTCATTTCCTTTAACTACAGAGTCACTATCTGCGATTCCCCCAAGGTCAGGTAAACTGTTTACAGTTGCAACAGCAGCCGCACTGTACGTATTAAGAGCAGTCATATCAGCATTTGCTTCTTGTAGGTCTGCATCTTTTGCATCCAACCCTGCTTGTCCTTCAGTAATTTCTAAGTTGGCTTTCTCAAGCTCATCTTCTAGAGCATCATAACCCGCTTCCAAGCGATCGATTTCAGCATTTTTTTGATTAACAAATTCGTTGGCGATTTGTGCTTTCGTATATGCTTCATCGTGCATTAGTGCTGCTTTCTCTTTTACTGCGTCAATATTTGCTTTGATATCATCAAGATATTGACCTCCTGTGTAAGCAACCCCAGATACAGTAAGTGCCCCTGCTGTTAGTCCTGCTAATAACTTTCCTGAAATAAAACCCATTTTATTTCCTCCTCAAAATCCATTTTTTTAAGAGTATGTAAATCTCTTGCAATTTAAATTATATGTTCTTTAAAAAGAACAGACAACTAGTAATATTGTTCATTTTCGTTCTTTTTTAAGCATATTTCACCATTTTACTAGTTAATACTCATTATTTCTTACTTTTTCGTTCTTTTAAATGAATTTTATTGTTCTTAATATAAAAATGAGAGATTTTAATCTAATTGGTTAGTGGAGATGAATAATAGCATGACTTTACCGTTCAAAATAAAAAAAAGCACCTGAATTTTATCAGGTGCTCAATCGTTATAATTGGTTGGTGGCTATCGTAACGATGGCACTCAACAATACAGAAAGAAGAATGAAAGTCCCGTACATGATGATTTGCTTTCTTCGTTTCCTTTGCTGTTTTGCTTCAGGTGTAAGCCATTGATATTCTGTAGACATCAAATAATCTCCTTCATTTATTTTGATGGCAGCTGGCAGGCTTTGTCGATGACAGAGGCCCCTGTAGCTTTGCGTCATTACTTTTCAGTAATTTTGCCCAAAAATAGTATAATAATAGATTGAAATAACACCATAGGTAATCCACCCCTAATAATTTACAGAAAAAGGAATATCCCTTTAAACCAAAGTCAATTCAATCTAATTTTACTTGTAAATGCTCTTTCAGTGTTTGCTGTAATTTTTGCTGCTCCTCATCTGATACGACGTAGTAATAGATTCCATCAATCTTAGTCCCGCTTCCGCTGATTTCCATTTGCTCTATGTTTTTGGCAGCTTTTTTATAGTTTGACTGAATATCTACCATCTCATTAAATTTCATGTTTGTTTTAATGTTTTGGCCGATCGCTTCGAAAATTTCATCAAACTTTGTCAAGGAAGAGAAGCTCGCACCTTGTTTGATTACTGCTTGTATTACTTGGCGCTGCCGTGACTGGCGGCCGAAGTCTCCGCGTGGATCTTCATAACGCATACGTGAGTATTTCAAGGCCTTTTCTCCATTTAATACAATCTCACCCTTGGGAAAATGAACGCCAGCATACGTAAAATCCAGATCGTTCTCTACCGTCACTCCGCCGGTAGCATCTACTATGTCCCGAAACCCCTCCATATTGATTTGCATATAGTAATCAATCGGGATATCAAGAAAGTTTTCTACTGTATCCATCGACATTTCTACTCCGCCAAATGCATAGGCATGGTTTATCTTATCTTCAAACCCCTTGCCGACAATTTCGGTTCTCGTATCCCGAGGAATACTGAGCATTTTGGTCGTTTGGGTAGAAGGGTTCACGGTCAGCACAATTAGTGTATCAGAACGGCCACGGTCCCCTTCGCGCTCATCGACTCCAAGCATTAGAACAGAAAAAGGCTGCTCCTCTTCTAAAGTAACCGGTGTTGGACGCTTCTCCGACTTTTCCCGGTCGATGGGCTGATGCATCGTATCAACAGCATTCGTCAATGAATTATATACATAAAAAGCATAGCCACCCACAGCAGCAAAGAAGACAAGAATTGTAATCCCCACTACTTTAAGCCAAGCAGGCTTTTTCTTAATTTTATTCTCTCTCATATCCATATTCCTTCCCATAGTTGGAAGATTTAGCACTAGTCCTTATATTAGCAAATTATTCTATGGGTGAGAAGAGGGACATGAGGTTGGTTCAGATGGGGAAACAAAGGGACCGTTCTCGTGTTTCATTCGAGGGTCGAATTAGTTGTATTGTTAGTATTCAAATAAGCATGAATAAGCATGGGGACGTACCTTTTGCTCCTTTTCAGTTACGAAATTTTCGAAAGATGGACGGTCTCTTTGCATTTCATAATTGAAAATAACCTAAAACCAGGTCGGAATGAGTTCTGATCTGTTTTTTGTTGTTTGTGTATGATAGATATACTATTCGAAGTCCCTTGTACTGTAGATTTTGTTTTCGTTTATGGTGGCGAATTTAGTTTTGTTTAAGTTGAGTTGGCTGGGCTTTATTTCTCTTGCGTAGATTGATAGGACTTGGTTTGTGTTGATGGTGCCTTGGCTTGTTGCGATGAAACACAGGGACGGCTGACGTGTTTTATTTGAAGAGTCGAAATAGTTTACTCATGATCAGGATATCTGGGTATTGGCGATTTAATTTATCAAGTAACTTAATTTATATGGAATTGCAATAAATGATGAATGTGAAAGGAATTTATCACTTGCGCCATATTTTTTACCACTCTACGCCAATATTTTACCAGCCGTCGCCAAGCTCTTTACCAGTAAAAAAATCCTCCATCATTTTTGTAAGGTGGAGGAGTTTGGGTGAAACACCATAACTGTTTTGGCGTCGCAATAGGGGGCGACACAGACATCACGGTTCTTATATCTCAATTGGGAGTCGAGATAGTTCGGTTGAGGTTTCTGTCTTGAAATTTATTGTTTTAATAGTCAGGTGTTTTTGACACCCTCGAATTTCCGGAAGTTGACGGTATGACCTGTCCGGAAATTGAAGAGTTTACTGACTCTTTATATAATCCATAGAATGAAAAAGACGACTCCTGTATAACTGCCAGCAGCTATACAAGAGTCGTCCCAATTAAAACATTAATTTTGAGATATGTTTTTCTCCTGGTCTTGCAGGCATCATCTAATAGGGTGATATAAATTTTTTTTATAATGTTATATATGTCTAACGCGGTAGCTTCATCGTATGTGTGGGGGGGTTCTGTTTCGGTCTTCCAGCATTTTTAGCCAAAGCTCACCATCTGTTATGAGTCCTTCCTTGAATGCCGCTTTTATTGTGCTTCTCGGACTCGATAATTCTGTCACACCGGAATATTCTTAATAGGACTTCATAAGCTTCCAGGATAACTCATATGTAAATTCGAATCGTTGAATGGTAGCATCTATGACAATGTCATCCTGTTCAGGGTCTCTTGAAAGGCTTTCTTTCAACGTAGAAAGAGCTCTTGCCAGATCCTTCATTTTAACCATCATTTTGTTTATAGTATCCACCACTTTTCCGCTCGAGTTTGTCGAAAATTAAATGATTCCTTCCTTGTCAATAAAGTCTATCAATACCGTATTGCTTATTTGATCATAATCAATGACATCCAAAGTGTATATAATATTTGCTTCTGACAGCATATCACTTATACGAACAAGCTCCTCATTCTTGTTTTTAAATTTAATGGCCAAGTCAATATCAGAAGCGAAATTATAGTCACCTCTTGCTCTTGAGCCAAATAAGATTACTTTATCTATACTATTTGAGTACTCTGTAAAAATGTTAATGAGCTTATAAAAACTTTCTTTTGGTAAACCATACAATTTTGTTTCACTTTTCAAAACGAAGTGCCTCCTTCGTCTTATTCTTTTTATGGATATACTTATTATAAAGTAAAGGGGGGGGATTTTTGGAAGCAAGGGGAAGTGACATGGTGACGAATCTGCTCAATAATCCCAAGTAACAAGCTCGATAGCTTAATAGCAGTCGAGCTTTTTGAATAGAGAAAAAAATGCACGAACCGTCATCCTGCGCACCAACAAATACTGTAAATGTTATAATGGTAAAACCGTAATAAAATGAGGCATAGATTTTTCAAACACATATAAGAAAGCAGCGTGATACTAATGGATTCCATAAGGGAGTTTATGGAGGACCATGTGCAAGAGATTTTAGATGATATCAAGTTTCTGGTTGAATGTGATTCTCCATCATTGAATAAAAAACTCGTCGATCAGTGCGGGAACAGGATTCGGGAGCTTTTATACCGCTACTTTGGTAAACGGGCAGAAGTGCTGGAAGAAGAGAAGTACGGAAATCATCTGAAATTTGAATTCGGGGAAGGAGACGAAACCATCTTAATTCTTTCCCATTTTGATACAGTATGGGAGCCTGGAGAGTTAAAGTTTAAAATCGAAGGCGATCTTGCATATGGACCTGGAATATTGGATATGAAGGGCGGTCTTGTTCAAGCGATTTGGGCAATAAGAGCCATTAAGGAACTGAACATCCCGTGTTCAAAGAAAATTATCTTCCTTTTTACCAGTGAAGAAGAGGTGAGCAGCCCGACATCACGCTATGTCATTGAAGAGATAGCGAAGGATTGCCAATATGCATTGGTTACGGAACCACCGGTTGTTCGGACCGGTGCCTTAAAGACGGCAAGAAAGGGTTCATCGCGTTATTTTATTGATATTACAGGCAAGGCTGCCCACGCTGGCAATAACCATCATGAAGGAGCCAGTGCTATTCAAGAGGCTGCGAAGACCATCGATTTTTTAGAGTCCTTAACCGATTACGACGTTGGAACTACCGTCAATGTTGGATTTGTTAAAGGCGGAGGCAAGCTAAATGTCGTGGCTGATCATGCAGAGATTGGCATCGATGTACGGGCGAAAACCAGTGAAGAACAGGAAAGAATTGATGAAATCATTTATGAACTGACACCTTTCACAGAGGGAACAAGCATCGACGTCACAGGTGGCATCTCCCGCCCGCCGATGGAACGAAACCAAGATACAAAAGATCTATTCCAGACTGCCAAAGAAGCAGCAAAAGAAGAAGGCTTCAAGCTAAAAGAAGCCTCTGTTGGAGGAGGCAGTGACGGAAACCTCACAGCCAATATGGGAATCCCGACCTTAGATGGACTCGGTACCATTGGAGACGGAATCCATGCAAGAAACGAACATATCATCATCAGCTCAATCCCTGAACGGGCGGCGTTTTTTGCTAACCTGCTGATTGGTATTGGTACGAAAAAAGAGACATAGGGGTCCCTATGTCTCTTTTTTCTTATACCTGTTGTAATGCTTTACATTCGTTATTGCAAACTCCTGTTGTTTCAAAGTCTCTCAGGTTCGTAAGGGAGAATTCCACCATATTGGCTACTGCTTCATCAGTGTAAAAGCCATAATGCGGTGTGACCAGGACATTGGGCAGGTTGATCAGTTCTTGCAGCACTGGATCATTAATACGATCCTTGGAGTGGTCATGATGGAAGATTCCTACTTCGAATTCATAGGTATCTGTTGCAAGTCCTCCTAATTTTCCGTTTTTCAAGGCTTCGATTATGGCAGGGGCATCCATTAAAGCTCCTCTTGCCGTATTGATGATGATTGCGCCATCTTTCATTTTATTGATGTTTTCCTTGCTGATAAGATGGTGGTTCTCTTCTGTTAATGGGCAGTGTAAAGAGATGATGTCCGCTTGAGCGAATAATTCGTCAAGTGTAACGTAGTCAATATACTTCTTCGCTTCTTCATTTGGATACAAATCATATCCGATCATCTTTGCGCCAAATCCTGAAAAAGCTTTGATTGCCGTTACGCCGATCCGTCCGGTACCGATGAATCCGATGGTTTTTTTTCGCAATTCGAATCCAATTAGACCTGCAAGGCTGAAGTTTTGTTCTTCTACTCTGTGGATGGCTTGCTTGATATTTCTGGCCAGGCAAAGAGCAGAGGTTACGGCAAACTCAGCAACAGCGTTTGGTGAATATGCTGGTACATTTGAGACTTTTATATTCCACTTGGCTGCTGCATCCAGATCAATATTATTAATGCCAGCGGATCGTGT belongs to Mesobacillus subterraneus and includes:
- the tagU gene encoding polyisoprenyl-teichoic acid--peptidoglycan teichoic acid transferase TagU, which produces MDMRENKIKKKPAWLKVVGITILVFFAAVGGYAFYVYNSLTNAVDTMHQPIDREKSEKRPTPVTLEEEQPFSVLMLGVDEREGDRGRSDTLIVLTVNPSTQTTKMLSIPRDTRTEIVGKGFEDKINHAYAFGGVEMSMDTVENFLDIPIDYYMQINMEGFRDIVDATGGVTVENDLDFTYAGVHFPKGEIVLNGEKALKYSRMRYEDPRGDFGRQSRQRQVIQAVIKQGASFSSLTKFDEIFEAIGQNIKTNMKFNEMVDIQSNYKKAAKNIEQMEISGSGTKIDGIYYYVVSDEEQQKLQQTLKEHLQVKLD
- a CDS encoding AAA family ATPase — its product is MLVQFSVGNFLSIRDVATLSMVATTIREHKETNVFQTNKNLRLLKSAVIYGANASGKSNVFQALRFMARFIRNSSKEGQVDEEIAGVESFRLSTKSIDEPSFFEVVFIHNEVMYRYGFELDYKEVKSEWLFYTPKKDKEYELFQRNGEHFDIDKNFKEGEGLDIRTRNNALFLSVVANFKGEISTQIMKWFGKLNVISGLQDDHFSYTRQQLKKASFKDELLDLMKVANLGIEDIEIEDEDNELPKPIEELLKKLSSMHDSSEIKVNKLSLNTLHKKFDEDNRFIGFEKFLLFQHESEGTRKLISLLGPIIDSLKNSKVLVVDELDAKLHPLLTKFIIQLFNSKEYNNKNAQLIFNSHDTNLLSKDTFRRDQIWFTEKDQYGATDLYSLVDYKVRNDASYEKDYLLGKYGSIPYIGTFQFIKNDKEGVDIGE
- a CDS encoding nucleotidyltransferase domain-containing protein, which codes for MKSETKLYGLPKESFYKLINIFTEYSNSIDKVILFGSRARGDYNFASDIDLAIKFKNKNEELVRISDMLSEANIIYTLDVIDYDQISNTVLIDFIDKEGII
- a CDS encoding M20 family metallopeptidase, with the protein product MQEILDDIKFLVECDSPSLNKKLVDQCGNRIRELLYRYFGKRAEVLEEEKYGNHLKFEFGEGDETILILSHFDTVWEPGELKFKIEGDLAYGPGILDMKGGLVQAIWAIRAIKELNIPCSKKIIFLFTSEEEVSSPTSRYVIEEIAKDCQYALVTEPPVVRTGALKTARKGSSRYFIDITGKAAHAGNNHHEGASAIQEAAKTIDFLESLTDYDVGTTVNVGFVKGGGKLNVVADHAEIGIDVRAKTSEEQERIDEIIYELTPFTEGTSIDVTGGISRPPMERNQDTKDLFQTAKEAAKEEGFKLKEASVGGGSDGNLTANMGIPTLDGLGTIGDGIHARNEHIIISSIPERAAFFANLLIGIGTKKET
- a CDS encoding D-isomer specific 2-hydroxyacid dehydrogenase family protein, giving the protein MNILAYCVRPDEMESFKKFSSLLGHQVTIVHESFSPHNAALAKGYDGISILGNCNANAEAIEEIAKTGVRYLATRSAGINNIDLDAAAKWNIKVSNVPAYSPNAVAEFAVTSALCLARNIKQAIHRVEEQNFSLAGLIGFELRKKTIGFIGTGRIGVTAIKAFSGFGAKMIGYDLYPNEEAKKYIDYVTLDELFAQADIISLHCPLTEENHHLISKENINKMKDGAIIINTARGALMDAPAIIEALKNGKLGGLATDTYEFEVGIFHHDHSKDRINDPVLQELINLPNVLVTPHYGFYTDEAVANMVEFSLTNLRDFETTGVCNNECKALQQV